The following are encoded together in the Rana temporaria chromosome 12, aRanTem1.1, whole genome shotgun sequence genome:
- the LOC120918348 gene encoding uncharacterized protein LOC120918348: MSVFANSAPFPKRLTHHTASSNDAYETVHKAGSMTSFTDPSFGLNFSKGSNENISTNSPFQILSFTSGFKWSDTRPVTSVGGPASRHRSESGRVDRRGSGAQAAAAVLRDDLIEEFSSDGDESPRGVVAPIPVTTPAVSRGRGRSEEVRQRPHGQAATGSSSSEEGELPEDPAEDGRYGNLSAGGPSRPRRTDPQGCLIWILGHSFVFWGARRADVKPGGRQLGVPREEGRVRWIGIRGLMWQKVLPEVHRGASLDRAPDILVIHAGGNDLSVRPMRQVIKDIQWDIRRLRASFPDLIIVWSDIVARMAWREARSLERLDKARIKVNREVGRFVVQQGGIAVRHSDLEVETWRYLRGDGVHLNPIGIDLWALGLEEGVRRAFLVWRRAQV; the protein is encoded by the exons ATGTCGGTTTTTGCCAACAGCGCCCCCTTTCCAAAACGCCTAACCCACCACACAGCTTCATCAAACGACGCATATGAAACCGTGCACAAGGCGGGATCGATGACATCATTTACCGATCCCTCTTTCGG GTTAAACTTCTCCAAAGGAAGCAACGAGAATATCTCTACAAACTCCCCTTTCCAAATCCTCTCCTTCACCTCTGGCTTCAA ATGGAGCGACACCAGGCCAGTCACGTCAGTCGGAGGTCCCGCCTCCAGGCACCGTTCGGAGTCTGGGAGGGTTGACCGGAGGGGCAGTGGTGCTCAGGCTGCAGCCGCAGTGCTGAGGGATGATCTGATTGAAGAGTTCAGCAGCGATGGAGACGAGAGCCCTCGGGGGGTGGTGGCTCCCATACCTGTCACAACGCCAGCTGTGTCCAGAGGTCGGGGAAGGAGTGAGGAGGTTCGTCAACGACCACACGGGCAGGCGGCGACCGGTTCCAGCAGCAGTGAAGAGGGGGAGCTGCCGGAGGACCCCGCGGAGGATGGACGTTATGGGAACCTGTCGGCTGGAGGACCTTCACGGCCGCGCCGAACCG ATCCCCAAGGTTGTCTGATTTGGATCCTAGGACATTCATTTGTGTTTTGGGGGGCAAGAAGGGCGGATGTCAAGCCTGGGGGGAGACAGCTGGGGGTGcccagggaggaaggaagggtacGATGGATAGGGATTAGGGGTCTCATGTGGCAGAAGGTGTTACCCGAAGTTCACAGGGGGGCTAGCTTAGACAGGGCCCCGGACATTTTGGTGATACATGCGGGGGGGAATGATTTGAGCGTCCGGCCGATGCGCCAGGTGATCAAAGACATACAATGGGATATACGCCGACTGCGGGCCTCTTTCCCTGACCTGATCATTGTTTGGTCAGATATTGTGGCTCGCATGGCCTGGAGGGAGGCCAGGTCATTGGAGCGTTTGGATAAGGCCCGGATAAAGGTGAACAGAGAAGTGGGCAGGTTTGTGGTGCAGCAAGGTGGGATAGCGGTTCGCCATTCAGATTTAGAAGTTGAGACTTGGAGGTACCTGAGGGGGGACGGGGTTCATCTCAACCCGATCGGGATCGATCTTTGGGCTCTGGGATTGGAGGAGGGCGTTAGGAGGGCTTTCCTGGTGTGGCGGCGGGCCCAAGTGTGA